The Homo sapiens chromosome 10, GRCh38.p14 Primary Assembly sequence CAGTCCGCAGCGTTCCCAGTATTTTGTCCCAGTGTGTAAAGTACGGAGCGAAGTTGCAGTTAAAGTGAGAGTGATGCAGGTCGTGGTGCACCACACCCCCGTACCACCCGAAGGGCACCAGTCTGTGAGTGGACCAAGGGAAGTTGTAGCCGGAGTGGTCCTCCACGGAAAGCCAGATGTTGACCACGTGGAAGGTCAGGGTGGTGAGCGGGTGGCACCCGAGCAGTGTGACGTTCATCATGTCGAAGAAGCCCAAAGAAAACAGTTCCCAGACGCTCATATACTGCGTTGCCAGCGCGAACGAGGACGAGTTCTGGTGGTGCACCTTGTGGAAGGTGCGGTACAGCCAGGGCACCTTGTGGTGCAGCAGGTGCCACACGAAGAACTCCATGTCGAAGAGTAGCAGGCAGAACAGGATGTGgtgcagcagcaggagcagctcGGGAGCTTCGTGGGGCAGGAGGGCCGGGCTGCGGGCCCAATGCAGCAGCGTCAcggggaacacaaacatcacatgCTGGTAGAGGGTCTGCCCCAGGCAAGGTAGCAGCTGCTGCGCGGATGGCGAGAAGTCAGGGTGGATCTTGTAGCGCCGCAGGGCGGGCACCCAGGAGCACAGGATATCCAGGACCACGAAGGGCAGGCAAAAGCCCACGTATGTGGTGATGGAGAAGATGACCGGGAAGAAGGGCGACTGTAGGAGGGCCTCCCAGCTCCTCAGGTGGTCCCAGAGGGGCTGCAGGAACAGCTGCCCGGAGCTGCAAAGGACCTGGGGGTCGGAGCAGTTGTGGCAGCTCATTGCGAGGCTGTGCAAGGCAGCTGAGGCTGCTGCTCGAGTCCCATCGACTTTTCACAGGACTCACGGCCCCGCCCCGAGTGATGTCAGCTGCCTTTCCATCCCTTTCCCGGCGATGCGAAGCTTGAATAAGCTAGCAACCCGGCAGAGTGGCCCTTCATTGCTGTAAATGTGCTCATCTATAGCCGCATCTTACCGGCTTTTAGATATGCGTGTATGCAGTGGCACTTCGTACTTTTCATGTAAGTTCTGATTTTTCAGTTGACGTACAATTAACACGGGACACAATGTACAGATCTACCGTGTGGAGTTTCTATGAGTTTGGCAACTCAGTTCACGTGTGTCATCACGGGTCTCAAACTAGACCGTTTACATTGCCACCAGAAAGCGCTCCTTTGCAATCAATGCagaattgtttgtgttttttaatgcATACGTATAACTGCATCCATGTGCTTTCATAAAGACGCAAGCATAATcgcattttaaaaactgtttaaagCTACATGCGGTCTGTAGCTCGGGTGTTTTCTGAGAACCCGGTTGCGGTCTATCCAGCGGCGATCGAGAAACGAGCCCTTTGCACAGGGAACCGCTGGTCCCCGAACGCCGGCGGTGACCGTCAGCTCAGGAAATCAGACGGGAAGGGTGGCCGGATGGGAACCTCCGCCAGCTCCAGCTTGTCCCCAGAGTTTTCCTGGCCGGCGGGCAGCAAGCTAGAGAGACCACGCACGCAGGCTCTCCGGGAGAGGCCGCAGCCCGGCCGCGTAGCTACCCTCGGCGGCGCGTCCCGGGGCGCCGGGCCCGCGATCGGAGCCGGAGGCACCGCACAGCGGAAAGAGGGCTCCGCGGCGGCCAGGCTCAGCTTTGCCGGGAAAATGCTGGATTTAACTCCCAGTCTGCGCCAATCTGGCTAAAAAGCCCGTTGTATCTCAATTTGGGGCGGGAACACTTAATTCAGCAAACCACCTGCGTTGTTCGTCAAGGGAAAGAGATGTGAGTTCCTGAAGCCTCCCGGGAGGCTATTGAAGGACCAGGTGATGTCGTCACTACCCTACCCTTCCCCTTGTTGGCTTTGCGGGGCCAACTTGCAGTCGCCCTCTGCCACCGGTCCTTGAATCCACTCCGGGCCCACGGAGCCCGGCTAGGGGGCTAGTCTCTATCCCCTGCGTTTCTCCGCCACCCATCTGGGGTCCTCGGGCCAGGGGCCACCGAGCACAAGGAGGTCGGTACTAGGAGAGCTCTTGAGAGACCCTGGGAACAGCACAAAAATCCTCGCGTTCAACCCGGGGTCTGACACATGACACGATACAAGGGCCCCTTAGGGGATAGACGTTTTAGACACCAGCTTTGAAGCCAGGGAGCACTCCTAATTCTTGCTTAGTGTCTTGTATCTATGTGGTTGTGTCCAGCCCTTTACTCCTTGAAGCTTGCATTTTCTTATCCCCCCGATTCCCCACAAAGGGAAATTGGagtattaaatggaaaaataataagtCTACCGTGTAAAGCCCACCTACTAGGTGCCACGCATTGGCTAAATGTTTTATCTGAATTGATTTTATCCAATCCTCAAAAAAGCTGGCTTCCTCACCCTGCCAAGAAGtaggattattattattgctgtggGTTTACAGCAGTAAAATCATAGGTCCTAGCACACAGCAAACACACCAAGTAATATGCatggtattttaaatttgtactcCACACGTTACCTAAAGAATAACtgagaaatttgaaattaaaatcaagtaagattatgtaaagagaaataaaagatataacgCCATCTATTATGAGGAAAGAACAAGTACTACAAAAATATGGACCAATATATGGGCCTAAAACTAAGatcatatatggtatatatgcatacatatgatatatataatatgccaattcataatatgtaatatataagatatagatacatataatAGGCCAATTTGTAATTCAGAATCTCCTAACTGGTGTGTGTCCACTAACTGCCACTGATGGAATACTGACATTCCTTAGATGCTCATTCCCAGGAGCCCTCAGCAGTAGCCTCTAGCCCTACAGCAGCCTTTTTATTTAACCCAGGGTACTATGAAAACATTATTATATTCTGCTGACATATTTGCTGTTGATGAGATAAAGGTTCAGAAGCAGTGTTGAGTTTCTTGACAGCCAATACAAAAAGGGAACAAGGGTGAATTTTTCTAATGCTGCTGCTTTGATTTCTAGATGATAGCAGAAAATAGGTATAATGTAGGCCCCTAGTTGCTTCCAGTTAAACAACCTGTCCTTCCAAGGCTCTCCACCTCTACCGCCCAtgcgcccccaccccccacaacatctcctcccttccccagtgTTGTTTTCACTTCACTTTTAGGGTAAACCagaaacttttcttctcattccgGCTAGACGTGGTCTTGTCCTTGATGCAGTGTTTCAGAGAAGAGCGTCCTTCTCACTGCTCCAAACGGACCATTAGAGCTCACTTTCTCAACATTAAAATTGGATTTCTGCTCATAAGTAAAATATCACTCAAATTTACCCTCAACAGAAGTTAGCCCTCAAATTTCCTTTCAGCACACATTGTCCTTTTCTTGTGGTCTCAGTTATCATGCTTGGGTGCTCTGGTTGCGAGagcaagaaagattttttttttaagtgagtggCATTAGCAGGTTTGCTTAATTTGGATTTAGCTGCTAGATTTGCTGTCAAGACTGTCTCCTTTGAGTCCCCAGCCCCAACCAACCCATTCATTTTCTGCTTTGGTGTATCCACCGTCTATCGCTGTTAGAATAATGTCCATGTGCCAATTACAGAAGGCCGTGGGCAGCAAAACTTGAGAGCGCTGGCTTCAGCCTGCTTTGTCCATACTCTCCCCCGTGACTTTGTGGCACTTTGAAGGATAGCAACTAGCTTCTCTGCCATCTCTGCACTTGCAGCTGACCAGGACAGAAGTTTTTGTCTAACATACAAATGCAACCATCCCAGGGAAATTGATGAATTACAGTCCTGTTAGTTCTCCACTCTATATCATGTGGAATGCTGAACAATATGTCAGGTAACCAAAAACAGCATCACTTAATGgaccaaaataaaattgaacactATCAAGTGCTGACTAAGGTGGTATCATTTCTTGAATTTGGCACATGCGCACCTTTAAACAGTTTTTATTTGCACAAAAATGTAATAGCTTGCTAGATGAATAGGTCTTTTTAGAGCACAGGGTGTATCTTCTAGGACTTCTTCTCACAGTGCCAAGCATTGCATCTTGTATGTAATGAGTGTTCAAAAGATATTTGTGGACTCAAGATTCATTTTAAAGGACATTAGCTCTAAATTGAGGctaaaaaacaaatcttttttttttttctggagtacTGCTTGATGTAGTTTGGATCTACCCACCTGTAAAGATGGTTTTCCCTAAAACGGGGTGTTTTCTGATTAGAACTTTGGCCACACCATTTCTTGTCCAATTGATGGTTTTCCGCAAAAGGGGGTGTTTTCTGACAGGTAGCATTAGAACTTTGGCCACGCCATCTCTTCTCCAGTTGATCATGGCTTCCTGCATATGGTTTTTATCTTAGTATGGTTTTTCTGGCGGAGTTGGAGGACAGgaatcttttattttctgcttatcACAGGGGTCAAATCACTTTTCTGAGAGTACAACAGTCAAGTTTGTGCACACTCATCACAATCTCAAAGTTATGTGGCACCAACTTACCAAAAGACTGTGGATGctgctccccttcccccagcaAATAGAACATGTAGTTAGCAAAGCCTGCCATCAATCACATAATCCCTTTTTTAAATGACctttatgaatttctttttctttctcaaattagGTAAGGCCATTTGGGCATCTGTTTAATCAAAACTGTTCCTGGCTATTAGAGATGTGTAGTGTTGTGTAACAGGGAAGACTCATAGAGGTGGAATGATCTCGAATATCAAAATCTAATCCTTCATTTTAAAGACTGAAGATTAAAAATTCAGTCTCAGAAAAGTCAAGACAAGGCTAGCTAGGGATAAAAAGCAAGTTACAGCCAAACTGAGCAGAAAAGGGCCAGGGTTGGTTCCAAGGTAAGTATCTCTTCAGGAGGAGTTTGGTATTGGAAGGGGTCATTGAAGCTGCTTTTATGTGACACTTTACAAAAGACTCAGAAAACATTAATTAGCCGTGCCAAAAACAATAGGAGATGCTGATAAAGAACATGGGGATGTTAGCTTCCTCCAGACACTCTCCTGATGCTCCTATTAGTCCAAATACTGGTGCATATTTGGTTTTAAACACTTTCTATTCTGATCCACTTACATGTCGCATTTAAGTGGGCGCTTCTACTCACTTATACTGTTGAAACTCTCATCAACCTCTCTGAAACTTTTAAGGCATATAAAATCATCCCCATTAAAAAGGCATTCCCTTGCCTGTAGAGAAACAAATGCTCGCCTCACCTGTCAAAGGGATTATTGCAAATATTAAAGCTTTATGAAAAGGCTTTGAAACCCCGTAAGGCACAACACAAAATGTGAAGTATTATTTTCAGTAATGCTAAGACAATTTGACAAAGAGTTTTGCTTGCTTAATTTGGAATTGAAGTTCAAATCTGCACCTAGCGCAACATAATGAAATACTGATtgggtaactttttaaaaatcagaataattacTATTCAAAGTTGCCTTTCAGTGTCACAACAGATCAGAGTGACTTATCTTTTGAAAATCTCTTAATACATTGAAAAATTAATGACAAGAAATCACATTACagtgtatttttaatgtttatatttaaaaaattaacacctTTAATACCCACAAACACAAAATAATCATTATTTGGGGATGTCACTAGTCTAAATTTCAGTCCTATATATGTGTGAGGCCTGAGTTAAAACCTTTTCCTCCTGCCACCCATCCCCCAACCACATCTGAAGTTCTGATCACTCATTTACCTATtaggcaaatttttattttcagtttacattTGAGGGGCAGGTATTCCTTGAGAACGTTTTCCAGATGTTATCCACTAGGCAAGAATTAATTATACTCCTGAACAGAAATAATACTACCATGGCTGGCCATCAAATTCCAACTGGCTCAGAAAGCAACAAAGTTCTCTACCTTCCCTGGTAGATGCTGGAGAAAATCTTAGAAAAAGTAgtgaggacatgaacagacacttctcaaaagaaggcatttatgcagccaaaaaacacatgaaaaaatgctcaccatcactggccatcagaggaatgaaaatcaaaaccacaatgagataccatctcacaccagttagaatggaaatcattacaaagtcaggaaacaacgggtgctggagaggatgtggagaaataggaacacttttacactgttggtgggactgtaaactagttcaaccattgtggaagtcagtgtggcgattcctcagggatctagaactagaaataccatttgacccagccatcccattactgggtatatacccaaaggactataaatcatgctgctataaagacacatgcacacgtatgtttattgcggcactattcacaatagcaaagacttggaaccaacccaaatgtccaacaatgatagactggattaagaaaatgtggcacatatacaccatggaatgctatgcagccataaaaaatgatgagttcatgtcctttgtagggacgtggatgaaattggaaatcatcaatctcagtaaactatcccaagaaaaaaaaaccaaacaccgcatattctcactcataggtgggaattgaacaatgagaacacatggacacaggaaggggaacatcacactctggggactgttgtggggtggggggaggtaggagggatagctttaggagataatgctaaatgacgagttaatgggtgcagcacaccagcatggcacatgtatacatatgtaactaacctgcacattgtgcacatgtaccctaaaacttaaagtataataataataaagaaaagaaaagaaaagaaaagaaaagaaaagaaaagaaaagaaaagaaaagaaaaagtagtgaGGGAAGAGAGCGTGGGAAGATTTGCAAGCAAAGCCAAGAGTGCCCTCTTGTGGCAtacaaaaaaatgatttttaaaaatcactcgtTACTTGGTAGCCCTTCATTTCCCGGAGTAAACACATTAACCTTGAGAAGAGTTCCAAGTACTGccaagagagaaagggaagaaccGGATGACtgttaaataaaagagaaaaaacatacacacaattCTTTGGGCCTATAAGTCTCACTCAATTTTATTGAAAAGTTTAAGACTTTAAAAGTTACAAAGTAGTATTCGCCCTGCCTATATTAACCATTAACAAGCATTGTACTGTTAGTGCAGCTAAAGTAATTATATCAGAAAAACATATCAATTGTCATTTTGTCCACCGGACAGTATTGTAAGGAAATGATGCTGCAAGAAAAGCAGACAAATATGGACTTCCCAACATAGGGACGTGAAGCAGGTGTATTAAAAATAAGGATGCATAtaaaactaagacacaaaatGAATCCCTGAGCTGAGTTTGCATCCGAAAACATCACGTTCACACTTCATTTGGGTGAAAATGAACAAGGACACTTCTCATGGGCAACCACGGGGCTTTGGCTTCACACAGATGTGATCAATAACGACAGTAGCGGGCTCCAAGAGTACATTAATCTCAGAAAAAATAGTGGTATAGTCTCCACAGGGATTTGCTTCTCAGATAAGTAGAACTATGGCCTGCCATGAAATTGAGAGCTCATGAATATAGATGGTTGAGTGTATCAGTCTTCAAAgcatttaaaacatacttttgtttttgttttatcagtGCAATTTGTTTTTGAAGACGCCGGAAAACTATTTCATTTAACCTGAGCAATTAAAACGTGTCAAATCACAGCTGTCACAGTTAGGTTTGATAAAATTAATTGTTAGCATCCTTATTACTGGCACAGCTGTGATATTTCTGGATTTGACTATGCACCTGCTGCAGGAAAACATGATAAAATGTCATTTAGATCTCTAACTACAAGACCGTTAGACTAGAGAGCTCTTTAAGGCAAGGACATGAAAACTGCGTACTTTTATACCTCGCTTAAGTCAGTGACAGATTTACCAATgacaacacaattttaaaattccaacacATATATTACTTTGTCCTATGAAGGGCAAAaagtcaatatattttaaattttaaaaacagaatggaTATAATGACCTTTTTACACATCAGTGATATTTAAAAGACTTAAAGAGACAATACTATGGTTGAGACACTGGCTTCCTATTCCAGccctaattaaagaaaaaatagctagTATGTTTCTAATTGAAACTAGAGTGAACTGGGCATCTTCAAAGTTATCATTTTCTTggatataaaaaaacaaaagacctgggaaagaaaaacaagtgttTTACAGAAATGAAGCAAACACATTTTCACATGACATAATCATTGACTTGGTGGTACACAGCTCAAGTCCAGCTTTCACTGATATTTCCTCATtagattaataattttattataaagccTCCAAGGGGCATCCAGGCCCCAAATGAAGTCAAGATGCTCCCATTCCGGAATGCTCTCATGGAACACCAAGTTGGTGATCTGAGTCAGTAAGATATTGACGTCGTAGACATCTGCAAGCCAGTCGTGACCCCCGCTCCAGACTGCAGTCGGCACAAGCATGTCCTTCACATTGTATGTGGGAGGATAACTCTACAATGAAAAGGAACCAGAGAAAGcctcgttgttgttgttgttttaattttcaaaatcacaATAAGCGCAATCTCCATTAAACATTGTCTAGTAAGTTTGACTAAcagactaaatttttaaaatctctttgagTATCTTTTCAAGTTGCCATTACcggcacaaaaaaagaaatctaaccCCAAATGAGAGAATGCTAATTATAATCGCCACTAGCTGTGGAGCTGCTGCCGTAGGCTGGGCACCAAAATGAATGTTTAATCCCCGGCAAGGAAGGTGTTGTACTCCATAGGTAGTACACTCAAGGCAATAGTGGCTGGAAAGAGTTTGGGGTCATGCCCTCCTACTTCTTCCCTTTGGGTGTAAGACAAGTCACAGAAATTCTCTAAGCCTCACTGTCCTCATGTTTAAGTCAGAGATAATCACGTTTACATCACAGAGATGCTCtgggaattaaatttaaaaaacagagcaAAGTGCCTCACACTTCAGTGCATTTAGCATGCTcaaaaatgctaattttattaGTGCAGGGAAGAGGCTTAAGCAATGTAATCTGGCCAAGGCCCCATAGCTACCAGATAACAGACATAGGACTGTCTGACTCTACAGGCTATGTTCGTGATTACTCTGAGTAATGCATAACAGTGATGATTCTTATTTAGAGCTGGGGAAAGGACAAAGAGAGGAGGCCCAGTCCACAACACCAGCTACAAAGCTTGGATTGTTCTGAATGGACTGATGGAAAACAAACACTAGTCAACTCCTGCAAACATTTCCCACAGCACCTGAGCCTGGCCAGAATCCTGATAGGCCAGGCTGGCTTTCTTGATGAGTTTTCAGGGCCCCCTTTAATGAAAAGACTAAAAACTTTACCTGGTTGTAATGAAAATAATTCTTGGCACTGCTTCCCCAGTCAAAGGCTTGAAACTTTTGGAATTTAACAGcctaaaaagaagataatttggAAAAGAGTTATCTGACACCAAAGTTAGAGATAACATCATAGGTTGCTGGAGCTAGCCACAACCTCGGAAATCAACTTTATACCAATATCCAGATTTACTCTTCATTTCCAAGgcattattttaaatgagatggCATGGTTTTGTCCTGCTTTACTGAATGACTCAATTTCTCATTGTATGATTGTTAAGCAGCTACCACCTGACACAAGAAAGCAGCTATGCACATATGCTGTCAATTATACTAGATCAACAGTTGCTCCTGCTAGCGGAACTTTATGCTGACATTTTCTGCTGAAATTTGCATCCTAAGCTTTTTCAAAGAGTTAGTCATTTTACTTGGGAAATAAAGGTAGACAGATAGGtagctacatatatatatacatatatatatatataatagagagagagagagagagatggatatatatagataaaataattataatatacaaTTGGCCCTCCATATCCAGTTTTGTATCTGTGGATTCAGCCAAGTGATATtttgcagatggaaaatatttggaaaaaaacaataaaagataataaaacaataaaaaatacaaattttaaaacagtgtAACACCTACTTACATAGCGTTTACATTGTATTAAGcatcataagtaatctagagatgatttaaagcatatgAAAGGATATGCATaggctatatgcaaatactacatcattttatataagggacttgagtatcTGTGAATTTTGGTTTGGGGATGATGTCTGCAGCCAGTCCCCAAAGATActtgagggatgactgtatattttctatttaccCATTCTACTTGTCTAGTTATATTAGTCAAATTTTAATGATGGTATTGATTAAACACTTTTTCTTGAGTACTGGTATCAGTATAATCACCAAGTAGTACTGCATGCCAGCACAATTCTAACTAGTTAGGGATACTAGAGCCATGAAATTGAAATTGTattgaaatttacatttattcatatttaaaatagtataatataaaatattagcaaaatgtcacttatttttaaaattcaaaatagtgCAAATCCATATTTCCTCTACACTCTCAAATTAAATGTATgtcaaaaattaaacacaaaattgGCAAGccaaatgaatttgaaatggTAAGTTTTGGCCACAAGGTGGCGCCTGGTAAAAAGA is a genomic window containing:
- the CH25H gene encoding cholesterol 25-hydroxylase, whose product is MSCHNCSDPQVLCSSGQLFLQPLWDHLRSWEALLQSPFFPVIFSITTYVGFCLPFVVLDILCSWVPALRRYKIHPDFSPSAQQLLPCLGQTLYQHVMFVFPVTLLHWARSPALLPHEAPELLLLLHHILFCLLLFDMEFFVWHLLHHKVPWLYRTFHKVHHQNSSSFALATQYMSVWELFSLGFFDMMNVTLLGCHPLTTLTFHVVNIWLSVEDHSGYNFPWSTHRLVPFGWYGGVVHHDLHHSHFNCNFAPYFTHWDKILGTLRTASVPAR